Genomic window (Nitrososphaerales archaeon):
CAATTCCTTTAGCATTTGAATTATCTTTTCTGCAATTACGTTTGCTGCAAGTTCCTGTGCTTCCACTGTCTGTGCGCCAATGTGTGGCGTACATACTACGTTAGACAATCGAATCAATTCATTGTTTGTAGGTGGTTCTACTTCAAACACGTCCAAGGCGGCACCAGCAATTCTTCCTTCCTTCAGTGCTCTGTAAAGAGCCCTTTCATCTATCACATTGCCTCTGGACGTATTAATTATGAAAGCGGTTTTCTTCATAAGATTCAAGCGCCCCTCGTTTATCATATGTCTAGTACCATCGGTAAGTGGCACATGCAGAGTTACAAAGTCTGAACTGCTTAGTAACGTATCAAGATCTGTTGTTACCAGACCAACCTCTCTAGCAAATTGCTGGTCAACGGGCACAACGTCATATCCAAATAAATTCATGCCAAATCCTCTTGCAATTCTTCCTATTCTCCTCCCAATCTTGCCGACACCAACGATTCCCAAGTATTTACCTTTAAGCTCGATACCTTTTAGTTCATTTTTTAACCACTTGCCATTCTTCATAGATGCATCAGCTATAGGTAAATTCCTAGCAAGGGAAAGCATAAGGCCCACAACAAGTTCGGCCACCGCGTTTACGGCAGCTGCCTCCGCGTTTATAACCTGAATATTTTTTGAATTTGCATAACTTACATCAACGTTGTCAAGACCAACTCCTACTCTAGCTATGATCTTCATCTTAGGATTCGCATCTATGATCTCTTTCGTAACCTTGGTTCTGCTCCTTACAACCAGTACATCATAATCCTTCTCGTGTATAATTTCATCAGTCTTGATCTCAGGCCTGTAATCTACGCTTAACCCAGATTTCTTCATTATCTCAATTCCCCTACGATCGATTTCATCGCAAACAAGGACTTTGCCGCTTACCTGCATGAGCAGCGTTTGTTTGCCTACCTAAATATTCATTTTGAAAGA
Coding sequences:
- a CDS encoding D-2-hydroxyacid dehydrogenase, encoding MQVSGKVLVCDEIDRRGIEIMKKSGLSVDYRPEIKTDEIIHEKDYDVLVVRSRTKVTKEIIDANPKMKIIARVGVGLDNVDVSYANSKNIQVINAEAAAVNAVAELVVGLMLSLARNLPIADASMKNGKWLKNELKGIELKGKYLGIVGVGKIGRRIGRIARGFGMNLFGYDVVPVDQQFAREVGLVTTDLDTLLSSSDFVTLHVPLTDGTRHMINEGRLNLMKKTAFIINTSRGNVIDERALYRALKEGRIAGAALDVFEVEPPTNNELIRLSNVVCTPHIGAQTVEAQELAANVIAEKIIQMLKEL